From the genome of Fusarium fujikuroi IMI 58289 draft genome, chromosome FFUJ_chr06:
CTGGAATAGGGTTTGGAAGCCCGTGATGGAGAAAAACCCATGACAGATGAACTATGCATCCCAGACCGCCTGTTATTTTTCTTCAGTAGGGATGTGATGTGTATCCGTGCCACTACCGGCCGAGATGTCAGATTGGACAACGAGGCTCGTAAAAGAAACATGGTTGCTGTGGCCGGTGGGTTCTTTTGCCGTTGGGTTACAGTTCCAGAATATTTCCCAACAAGTCAACCCTGCCAGGCGATTTGTGATGTACAGTGTATGATGTTGCACCAAGGGTGTTGCAAGCTACGACATATTGAAATAGGAGGTTTATCAGCACATTTTATGCGGTGCAGGATGAAACAAGTCGAGACAGAGCAATATGTGCATGTTGTGGGTAGATAATGTTTCAATATCAGGACACCGCCTTGTTAATAACCTCGGGTTAATGTCTCCGGCTATAAACAGTCCTGTAAGGGACAATTGGCAAATGAGATCATGTGAAATATGAATTTTCATTACGACAAAAGTAATATTATCGGCCAACCTTGATTGAGCTTTCAGCATCGCCAGCATCGACCAAAGATTGTAGTTCAGTTTCAGCTCATGAACAAACCGAATCATACATATCCAACTCGGAGTGACATTCATGCATGCTCATGAACTCAAGGGTCTGGATCAGGTTCATGCTATCTCTGCACCAACCATGTACGCGAGATCTACCACCAAAAAGCAATGTGCATGAGGAGCAACCATCCAACAGCCTATCGTGTTCAAGATTTTATGTCAATGACTCGCAATATTGATTTACTTTAAGTTTAGGAGACGCAACGTCCCATAAACTATGTATAAGAGTTTGAGAGTCAGAATCAGAGTCAGAATTAGAATCAGGGGAGCGTGCTATCTGGCTATGTCCTTGCTGAACGCGAGTCAACGGCTCAAACTACAGCCCAGCTATCTATAGCACCTAGCTCGACAGAGAACTCCACCACTATTCCGATCACTATTTGGCAGCTAGTAAGTGTCCTATGAGACTATCGCTCATGACAATTGACTGAATGAATAGCTTCAATTGCTATTCTGGCATTCCAATGTCAGCCACATACCTTTAGATGACGATGCTGGCTCCCTTCACGTGACACAAGTTGTCTGCCTTCCACAAGTGTTTAGCTCGGCTCTCAGACGTGACCTGACCCCATCGGTTCCGTGCTAAATTAAACGCGCCTTGTCTCCGGGCCAGACAAGCAGACACTGACCTCCACTCTTTGTGACTTCTTATACATATCGACCTCTGCACTGTCTCATACTATTGCCCCTTCGCGATGCCCGCCTGCCATGGCTGCCGAGTACGCAAGGTCAAATGCGACGATGGAAACCCCTGCTCGCCATGCCGCCAGTTTGATGTGCAATGCATCAGATCCACTGCCCCAAGGAAACGCCAGAACCCGAAGCGCGGGCGTCTTGTAGCCCAGGCCAGAGAGGCAAACCTCCAGCACCAACAGCCAAATGCACTCTCGCCAAGCGCTTCCGTGTCTCCTTCGGCAGTTCACTCAACGCCTCATGCGGCTAGTGACTGGCCGCCAGGGAGTAGCCCTGGTTCAGCGATTTCAGGCCCCTATTCGCCAAACTCTGAGGCATACACCACTGGCTTCTTTCACTCGCTGCTGCCCGAGTTTGAGAAGGTTGTATATCCTTTCAGCCCTGCCATCACGCCTGATGAAATAGTCAGGTCAATATCAATGATGCATCACAACTTCGAGGATGCAGCTCTGATATACGCCTATGCAGCTGTTACAACATTTCTATCACAAACCGCGGACAACTCACATGGTAGTGTAGCGGCGCAAATAAACAACCTGGTATATCATAGTCTCGAAGCACAACACCGTGCTGCCGTCGGCTCCCATGGTCCAGGACGTGTAGAGGAGGTAATGCCTCACAATATCAAGCGCATCGTGACATGCATCTATCTCGAGATATCAACTATGGGGCTGCCTCGACTCGACAGAAGTTTCAGCTTCATCCGGGAGGCTATATCGCTAATTCAGATCATGGAGGCTCACCAGCGCACATTACCAGATCCTACTCGGACACCATATCCCATGGCCCGATTTCAGCAAGTCTATTGGGAAGCCTACATCCACGAGAGGTTCCTCACCATCGCT
Proteins encoded in this window:
- a CDS encoding related to transcription activator; this translates as MPACHGCRVRKVKCDDGNPCSPCRQFDVQCIRSTAPRKRQNPKRGRLVAQAREANLQHQQPNALSPSASVSPSAVHSTPHAASDWPPGSSPGSAISGPYSPNSEAYTTGFFHSLLPEFEKVVYPFSPAITPDEIVRSISMMHHNFEDAALIYAYAAVTTFLSQTADNSHGSVAAQINNLVYHSLEAQHRAAVGSHGPGRVEEVMPHNIKRIVTCIYLEISTMGLPRLDRSFSFIREAISLIQIMEAHQRTLPDPTRTPYPMARFQQVYWEAYIHERFLTIADGYPSIMGPLHTNLSAPDSSTPEHIRVGFNCLIELFLTLDETFLACWQSQRGAIGGLTVQWIESKQVQLDQAEMNAAAAEARMHSEGHAGFTELQRADLFITRLWLRTLLWQLALSQGLLHSGSSDTTHEGLSLQFPASRLSIQLRNLVGQLDSIVSIATQGSGIIQKLFEIASTIADVLALPSGHSQAEDGLRPHVKDFLYVVNFLLELGLMRENQKDYLREKYHMLQPLNTEGRMPAHAGEQAVAS